One Pseudomonas entomophila genomic window carries:
- a CDS encoding glutamine synthetase family protein: MHFAPVEQARRFLADNPDIDLIELFILDANGVPRGKLLHRDELLAVFDTGRPLPSTILGLTLNGDDVENSGLVWDVGDIDCRAYPLEGSLVRLPWRRVPTAAVQVSMHPSEGLPASIADPRHVLIHTIDALKADGYHPVMACELEFYLLDQQRDAQGRPQPALDNDGGRPRTTQVYGLRELEQIEPFLADLYAACKAQGIPARTAISEYAPGQVEITLEHGDALEAMDQAVRYKRLVKGVANAHGMQACFMAKPFAQLAGTGMHMHLSLADAAGNNLFASEDKAGTPLLRQAVAGMLRHLRESLLLFCPNANSFRRFQANSYAPLAPTWGVDNRTVSLRVPGGPANSRHIEHRICGADANPYLAAAAILAATHQGIREQLDPGAPVEGNGYAQATEHLPTDWLTALDALERSSWAREALGEAFLGVYLKVKRAEYRQFMAEVGEQDWRWYLHQA; the protein is encoded by the coding sequence ATGCACTTTGCACCTGTAGAGCAAGCCCGACGATTCCTGGCCGACAACCCCGATATCGACCTGATCGAACTGTTCATCCTCGACGCCAACGGCGTGCCCCGCGGCAAGCTGCTGCACCGCGACGAACTGCTGGCCGTGTTCGACACCGGCCGCCCGCTGCCCAGCACGATCCTCGGTCTGACCCTCAACGGCGATGACGTGGAAAACTCCGGCCTGGTGTGGGATGTCGGCGATATCGACTGCCGCGCCTACCCATTGGAGGGCAGCCTGGTGCGCCTGCCCTGGCGCCGGGTACCAACCGCCGCCGTGCAGGTCAGCATGCACCCCAGCGAAGGCCTGCCAGCCAGCATCGCCGACCCGCGCCATGTGTTGATCCACACCATCGACGCGCTCAAGGCCGACGGTTATCACCCGGTCATGGCCTGCGAGCTGGAGTTCTACCTGCTCGACCAGCAACGCGACGCCCAGGGCCGGCCGCAGCCGGCGCTGGACAACGACGGCGGCCGCCCACGCACCACCCAGGTGTATGGCCTGCGCGAGCTGGAGCAGATCGAGCCGTTCCTCGCCGACCTCTACGCGGCCTGCAAGGCCCAGGGCATTCCCGCCCGCACCGCCATCTCGGAGTACGCGCCCGGCCAGGTGGAAATCACCCTGGAACACGGCGACGCGCTCGAAGCCATGGACCAGGCCGTGCGCTACAAGCGCCTGGTCAAGGGCGTGGCCAACGCCCACGGCATGCAGGCCTGCTTCATGGCCAAGCCGTTCGCCCAGCTGGCCGGCACCGGCATGCACATGCACCTGAGCCTGGCCGACGCCGCGGGCAACAACCTGTTCGCCAGCGAAGACAAGGCCGGCACGCCGCTGCTGCGCCAGGCGGTGGCCGGCATGCTGCGCCACCTGCGCGAATCGCTGCTGCTGTTCTGCCCCAACGCCAACTCGTTCCGCCGTTTCCAGGCCAACAGCTATGCGCCGCTGGCGCCGACCTGGGGCGTGGACAACCGCACGGTCAGCCTGCGCGTGCCCGGCGGCCCGGCCAACAGCCGGCATATCGAGCACCGCATCTGCGGCGCCGACGCCAACCCCTACCTGGCCGCCGCCGCGATCCTCGCCGCCACCCACCAGGGCATCCGCGAGCAGCTCGACCCCGGCGCGCCGGTAGAAGGCAACGGTTATGCCCAGGCCACCGAACACCTGCCCACCGACTGGCTCACCGCCCTCGACGCCCTGGAGCGTTCGAGCTGGGCCCGCGAAGCGCTGGGCGAGGCATTCCTCGGCGTATACCTGAAGGTCAAGCGCGCCGAGTACCGCCAGTTCATGGCCGAGGTCGGCGAGCAGGACTGGCGCTGGTACCTGCACCAGGCCTGA
- a CDS encoding NAD(P)/FAD-dependent oxidoreductase: MNAAVNNGAAQRAPSYYSATLNDMTEYPTLKGTVQVDVAIIGGGFTGVATAVELAERGLKVAIVETNRIGWGASGRNGGQVTGSLSGDEAMRTQMRDRLGSEVDDFIWHLRWRGHQIIEQRVERYGIACDLKRGHLHAAMKPSHLNELRAFEAEAQRRGMGDQVQLLDRSAMQRHLQSPLYLGALKNRRNLHLHPLNLCLGEARAAHGLGALVFEHSEVLEIVHGPRPAVVTAQGRIEARQVMLAGDVYHKLEKRQLKGKIFPAMGGIVTTAPLGELAEQINPQDLAVYDCRFVLDYYRLTADKRLLFGGGANYSGRDSRDIEAELRPCIERTFPALKGVPIEFQWSCAMGIVVNRIPQLGKLSDNVWYCQGYSGHGIATSHIMGEIMAEALTGTLEKFDTFAACKHIKVPMGDLLGNPLLAAGMWYYQMLEKLR; this comes from the coding sequence ATGAACGCAGCAGTGAACAACGGCGCGGCCCAGCGCGCGCCGTCCTATTACAGCGCCACCCTCAACGACATGACCGAGTACCCCACGCTCAAGGGCACGGTACAAGTGGACGTGGCGATCATCGGCGGCGGCTTCACCGGCGTCGCCACCGCCGTGGAACTGGCCGAGCGCGGCCTGAAGGTGGCCATCGTCGAGACCAACCGCATCGGCTGGGGCGCCAGTGGGCGCAACGGCGGCCAGGTCACCGGCAGCCTGTCGGGCGACGAAGCCATGCGCACGCAGATGCGCGACCGGCTCGGCAGCGAGGTGGACGATTTCATCTGGCACCTGCGCTGGCGCGGCCACCAGATCATCGAGCAGCGTGTCGAGCGCTACGGCATCGCCTGCGACCTCAAGCGCGGCCACCTGCACGCGGCGATGAAGCCGTCGCACCTGAACGAACTGCGCGCCTTCGAGGCCGAGGCCCAGCGCCGCGGCATGGGCGACCAGGTACAGCTGCTCGACCGCAGCGCCATGCAGCGCCACCTGCAGAGCCCGCTGTACCTCGGCGCGCTGAAGAACCGCCGCAACCTGCACCTGCACCCGCTCAACCTGTGCCTGGGCGAGGCCCGCGCCGCCCATGGCCTGGGGGCGCTGGTGTTCGAGCATTCAGAAGTATTGGAGATCGTCCACGGCCCACGCCCGGCCGTGGTCACCGCCCAAGGGCGCATCGAGGCACGCCAGGTGATGCTGGCCGGCGACGTGTACCACAAGCTGGAAAAGCGCCAGCTCAAGGGCAAGATCTTCCCGGCCATGGGCGGCATCGTCACCACCGCGCCGCTGGGCGAACTGGCCGAGCAGATCAACCCCCAGGACCTGGCGGTGTACGATTGCCGCTTCGTCCTCGACTACTACCGCCTGACCGCCGACAAGCGCCTGCTGTTCGGTGGCGGCGCCAACTATTCCGGGCGTGATTCGCGGGATATCGAAGCCGAGCTGCGCCCGTGCATCGAGCGCACCTTCCCGGCGCTCAAGGGCGTGCCGATCGAGTTCCAGTGGAGCTGCGCCATGGGCATCGTGGTCAACCGCATCCCGCAGCTGGGCAAGCTGTCGGACAACGTCTGGTATTGCCAGGGCTATTCCGGGCACGGCATCGCCACCAGCCACATCATGGGCGAGATCATGGCCGAGGCGCTGACCGGGACGCTGGAGAAGTTCGACACCTTCGCGGCGTGCAAGCACATCAAGGTGCCGATGGGGGACTTGCTGGGGAATCCGCTGCTGGCGGCGGGGATGTGGTACTACCAGATGCTCGAGAAACTGCGCTGA
- the fadD1 gene encoding long-chain-fatty-acid--CoA ligase FadD1, whose translation MIEHFWKDKYPAGVTAEINPDEFPNIQAVLKQSCQRFADKPAFSNLGKTITYGELYALSGAFAAWLQQHTDLKPGDRIAVQLPNVLQYPVAVFGAMRAGLIVVNTNPLYTARELEHQFNDSGAKALVCLANMAHLAEKVVPKTQVKHVIVTEVADLLPPLKRLLINSVIKYVKKMVPAYNLPGAVRFNDALALGKGGAVTEANPQPNDVAVLQYTGGTTGVAKGAMLSHRNLVANMLQCRALMGSNLHEGCEILITPLPLYHIYAFTFHCMAMMLIGNHNILISNPRDLPAMVKELGKWKFSGFVGLNTLFVALCNNEAFRNLDFSALKITLSGGMALQLSVAERWKAVTGCAICEGYGMTETSPVAAVNPSDANQVGTIGIPVPSTLCKIIDDNGQELPLGEVGELCVKGPQVMKGYWQREEATAEILDSDGWLKTGDIALIQPDGYMRIVDRKKDMILVSGFNVYPNELEDVLAALPGVLQSAAIGVPDEKSGEVIKVFIVVKPGMTLTKEQVMEHMRANVTGYKVPRYIEFRDALPTTNVGKILRRELRDEELKKQGLKKIA comes from the coding sequence ATGATCGAACATTTTTGGAAGGATAAATACCCAGCCGGGGTCACGGCGGAAATCAATCCTGACGAATTCCCCAATATCCAGGCGGTACTCAAGCAATCCTGCCAACGCTTTGCCGACAAACCAGCCTTTAGCAACCTGGGCAAGACCATCACTTACGGCGAGCTGTACGCGCTGTCCGGTGCCTTCGCCGCCTGGCTGCAGCAGCACACCGACCTCAAGCCCGGCGATCGTATCGCCGTGCAGCTACCAAACGTCCTGCAATACCCGGTCGCCGTGTTCGGTGCCATGCGCGCCGGCCTGATCGTGGTCAACACCAACCCGCTGTACACCGCGCGGGAGCTGGAGCACCAGTTCAACGACTCCGGTGCCAAAGCCTTGGTGTGCCTGGCGAACATGGCGCACTTGGCGGAAAAGGTGGTGCCCAAGACCCAGGTCAAACACGTCATTGTCACCGAAGTGGCCGACCTGTTGCCACCTCTGAAGCGCCTGCTGATCAACAGCGTCATCAAGTACGTGAAGAAAATGGTGCCGGCCTACAACCTGCCGGGCGCCGTGCGCTTCAACGACGCCCTGGCGCTGGGCAAGGGCGGGGCGGTCACCGAGGCCAACCCGCAGCCCAACGACGTGGCCGTGCTGCAGTACACCGGCGGCACCACCGGCGTGGCCAAGGGCGCGATGCTCAGCCACCGCAACCTGGTCGCCAACATGCTGCAGTGCCGCGCGCTGATGGGCTCGAACCTGCACGAAGGCTGCGAGATCCTCATCACCCCGCTGCCGCTGTACCACATCTATGCCTTCACCTTCCATTGCATGGCGATGATGCTGATCGGCAACCACAACATCCTGATCAGCAACCCGCGCGACCTGCCGGCCATGGTCAAGGAACTGGGCAAGTGGAAGTTCAGCGGCTTCGTCGGCCTGAACACGCTGTTCGTTGCCCTGTGCAACAACGAGGCGTTCCGCAACCTGGACTTCTCGGCGCTGAAGATCACCCTGTCCGGCGGCATGGCCCTGCAACTGAGCGTGGCCGAACGCTGGAAAGCCGTGACCGGCTGCGCCATCTGCGAAGGCTATGGCATGACCGAGACCAGCCCGGTGGCGGCGGTCAACCCGTCCGATGCCAACCAGGTCGGCACCATCGGTATTCCGGTGCCCTCCACCCTGTGCAAGATCATCGACGACAACGGCCAGGAACTGCCCCTGGGCGAAGTGGGCGAGCTGTGCGTGAAAGGCCCGCAGGTCATGAAAGGCTACTGGCAGCGCGAAGAGGCCACCGCCGAAATTCTTGACAGCGATGGCTGGCTGAAGACCGGCGACATCGCCCTGATCCAGCCGGATGGCTACATGCGCATCGTCGACCGCAAGAAGGACATGATCCTGGTCTCGGGCTTCAACGTGTACCCCAACGAGCTCGAAGATGTGCTCGCCGCCTTGCCGGGCGTGCTGCAGAGCGCGGCCATCGGTGTGCCGGACGAGAAGTCCGGCGAGGTGATCAAGGTGTTCATCGTGGTCAAGCCGGGCATGACCCTGACCAAGGAGCAGGTGATGGAGCACATGCGCGCCAACGTCACCGGCTACAAGGTGCCGCGCTACATCGAGTTCCGCGATGCGCTGCCGACCACCAACGTCGGCAAGATCCTGCGCCGCGAGCTGCGTGACGAAGAACTGAAGAAGCAGGGCCTGAAGAAGATCGCCTGA
- the fadD2 gene encoding long-chain-fatty-acid--CoA ligase FadD2 codes for MQADFWNDKRPAGVPSTIDMNAYKSVVDVFERSCKRFADRPAFSNLGVTLSYAELDRYSAAFAAWLQQHTELVPGDRIAVQMPNVLQYPIAVFGAMRAGLIVVNTNPLYTEREMRHQFKDSGARALVYLNMFGKRVQEVLHDTGIEYLIEAKMGDMLPALKGWLINTVVDKVKKMVPAYHLPQAVSFKQVLHKGRGLGHKPVSQALDDVAVLQYTGGTTGLAKGAMLTHGNLVANMLQVLACFCQRGADGQPLIKEGQEVMIAPLPLYHIYAFTANCMCMMVTGNHNVLITNPRDIPGFIKELGKWRFSALLGLNTLFVALMDNPGFKSLDFSALKVTNSGGTALVKATAERWEALTGCRIVEGYGLTETSPVASTNPYGQLARLGTVGMPVPNTAFKVIDDAGIEQALGERGELCIKGPQVMKGYWQQPEATAQALDADGWFKTGDIAIIDPDGFTRIVDRKKDMIIVSGFNVYPNEIEDVVMNHPQVANCAAIGVPDERSGEAVKLFVVAREGGVDVDELKAYCKANFTGYKVPKQIVVRESLPMTPVGKILRRELRDIA; via the coding sequence ATGCAAGCCGATTTCTGGAACGACAAGCGCCCGGCGGGCGTGCCTTCCACCATTGACATGAATGCTTACAAGTCTGTCGTCGATGTCTTCGAGCGCTCCTGCAAGCGTTTCGCCGACCGCCCGGCGTTCAGCAACCTGGGGGTGACCCTCAGCTACGCCGAGCTCGACCGCTACTCCGCGGCCTTCGCCGCCTGGTTGCAGCAGCACACCGAGCTGGTGCCGGGCGACCGCATCGCGGTGCAGATGCCCAACGTCCTGCAATACCCCATCGCCGTGTTCGGTGCCATGCGCGCCGGGCTGATCGTGGTCAACACCAACCCGCTGTACACCGAGCGCGAGATGCGCCACCAGTTCAAGGACTCTGGCGCCCGCGCCCTGGTGTACCTGAACATGTTCGGCAAGCGCGTGCAGGAAGTGCTGCACGACACCGGCATCGAATACCTGATCGAGGCGAAGATGGGCGACATGCTGCCCGCGCTCAAGGGCTGGCTGATCAACACCGTGGTCGACAAGGTGAAGAAGATGGTGCCGGCTTATCACCTGCCCCAGGCGGTGTCGTTCAAGCAGGTGCTGCACAAGGGGCGCGGGCTTGGGCACAAGCCGGTATCGCAGGCGCTCGACGACGTCGCCGTGCTGCAGTACACCGGCGGCACCACGGGCCTGGCCAAGGGCGCGATGCTCACCCACGGCAACCTGGTCGCCAACATGCTCCAGGTCCTGGCCTGCTTCTGCCAGCGCGGCGCTGATGGCCAGCCGCTGATCAAGGAAGGGCAGGAGGTGATGATCGCGCCGCTGCCGCTGTACCACATCTATGCCTTCACCGCGAACTGCATGTGCATGATGGTCACCGGCAACCACAACGTGCTGATCACCAACCCGCGGGATATCCCGGGCTTCATCAAGGAGCTGGGCAAGTGGCGCTTCTCGGCGCTGCTGGGGTTGAACACCCTGTTCGTCGCGCTGATGGACAACCCAGGCTTCAAGTCGCTCGACTTCTCCGCCTTGAAGGTCACCAACTCGGGCGGCACCGCCCTGGTCAAGGCCACCGCCGAACGTTGGGAGGCACTGACCGGTTGCCGCATCGTCGAGGGCTACGGCCTCACCGAAACCTCGCCGGTGGCCAGTACCAACCCCTACGGTCAGTTGGCGCGCCTGGGTACCGTGGGCATGCCGGTACCGAACACTGCGTTCAAGGTGATCGACGACGCCGGCATCGAGCAGGCGTTGGGCGAGCGGGGCGAGCTGTGCATCAAAGGGCCGCAGGTGATGAAGGGCTACTGGCAGCAGCCGGAAGCCACCGCCCAGGCGCTGGACGCTGACGGCTGGTTCAAGACCGGCGATATCGCGATCATCGACCCGGACGGCTTCACCCGCATCGTCGACCGCAAGAAAGACATGATCATCGTCTCCGGCTTCAACGTGTACCCCAACGAGATCGAGGACGTGGTGATGAACCACCCGCAAGTGGCCAACTGCGCGGCCATCGGCGTGCCGGACGAGCGTTCGGGGGAGGCGGTGAAGTTGTTCGTGGTGGCGCGTGAGGGCGGGGTCGATGTCGATGAGCTCAAGGCTTACTGCAAGGCCAACTTCACGGGGTACAAGGTACCCAAGCAGATTGTCGTGCGCGAATCGCTGCCCATGACGCCGGTGGGCAAGATCCTGCGGCGCGAGTTGCGTGATATCGCGTGA
- a CDS encoding alpha/beta hydrolase, whose product MPHDAFWLPASEHCSLYVHQWLPSKPVKAVVLLAHGMAEHAARYQRLGHALNDAGYALFAHDQRGHGRTAELGSLGLFASHNGWNAVVNDLGLLAQHIGQQFPGTPLFLFGHSMGSYIAQAYLLHHSASLQGAILSGSNFQPVALYRAARLIARLETWRQGPLGKSALIDWLSFGSFNKAFKPNRTAFDWLSRDAAEVDKYVADPLCGYRCSNQLWLDLLQGLAQISQKKNLAQIDPNLPILVLGGECDPVSAGKRLTLLADALRATGNRHVQLRVYPGARHEVLNETHRDEVTADIIGWLEQALALGRPARSE is encoded by the coding sequence ATGCCCCACGACGCCTTCTGGCTCCCCGCCAGCGAGCATTGCAGCCTGTATGTGCACCAGTGGCTGCCGAGCAAACCGGTCAAGGCCGTGGTGTTGCTGGCCCATGGCATGGCCGAGCACGCGGCGCGCTACCAGCGCCTGGGCCACGCCCTGAACGACGCGGGCTACGCCCTGTTCGCCCACGACCAGCGCGGCCATGGGCGCACCGCCGAGCTGGGCAGCCTGGGCCTGTTCGCCAGCCATAATGGCTGGAATGCCGTGGTCAACGACCTGGGCCTGCTGGCCCAGCACATCGGCCAGCAGTTCCCCGGCACGCCGCTGTTCCTGTTTGGCCACAGCATGGGCAGCTACATCGCCCAGGCCTACCTGCTGCACCACAGCGCCAGCCTGCAGGGGGCGATCCTCAGTGGCTCCAACTTCCAGCCCGTGGCGCTGTACCGCGCCGCGCGCCTGATCGCCCGGCTCGAAACCTGGCGCCAGGGCCCGCTGGGCAAGAGCGCGCTGATCGACTGGCTGTCGTTCGGCTCGTTCAACAAGGCGTTCAAGCCCAACCGCACCGCCTTCGACTGGCTCAGCCGCGACGCGGCCGAGGTGGACAAGTACGTCGCCGACCCGCTGTGCGGCTATCGCTGCAGCAACCAGCTGTGGCTCGACCTGCTGCAGGGCCTGGCGCAGATCAGCCAGAAGAAGAACCTCGCGCAGATCGACCCGAACCTGCCGATCTTGGTGTTGGGCGGCGAATGTGATCCGGTGAGTGCCGGCAAGCGTCTCACCCTTTTGGCCGATGCCCTGCGCGCGACCGGCAACCGCCATGTGCAGTTGCGCGTCTACCCGGGCGCCCGGCACGAAGTGCTCAATGAAACCCATCGCGACGAGGTCACCGCCGACATCATCGGCTGGCTGGAGCAGGCGCTGGCCCTTGGCCGCCCTGCCCGCAGTGAATGA
- a CDS encoding MaoC family dehydratase: MTQVTNTPYEALEVGQKAEYKKSVEERDIQLFAAMSGDHNPVHLDAEFAAKSMFRERIAHGMFSGALISAAVACTLPGPGTIYLGQQMSFQKPVKIGDTLTVRLEILEKLPKFKVRIATNVYNQNDELVVEGEAEILAPRKQQTVELVSPPNFVAS, from the coding sequence ATGACCCAGGTCACCAACACGCCTTACGAAGCCCTCGAAGTCGGCCAGAAAGCCGAATACAAGAAGTCCGTCGAAGAGCGCGACATTCAGCTGTTCGCCGCGATGTCCGGTGACCACAACCCGGTGCACCTGGACGCCGAGTTCGCCGCCAAGAGCATGTTCCGCGAGCGCATCGCCCACGGCATGTTCAGCGGCGCGCTGATCAGCGCCGCGGTGGCCTGCACCCTGCCGGGCCCCGGCACCATCTACCTGGGGCAGCAGATGAGCTTCCAGAAGCCGGTGAAGATCGGCGACACCCTGACCGTGCGCCTGGAAATTCTCGAGAAGCTGCCCAAGTTCAAGGTGCGCATCGCCACCAACGTCTACAACCAGAACGACGAGCTGGTGGTCGAGGGCGAGGCCGAGATCCTGGCGCCACGCAAGCAGCAGACCGTCGAGCTGGTGAGCCCGCCGAATTTCGTCGCTAGCTGA